The DNA segment TCTATTTAAATATTTCCGCGCCAACTTGCTCAATTGTTCCGCCCTTACATCTTGTATTTGCTGCTCAAACTTTTCAAAATCCTGTTCATCTTCTCCTCTTGTCCACTGATCTTCAAGGACTCTTCGCCAGTAACCATTGGTTTGTAACGACCCCTTACGATTCTTGAGCCATGCCTTTTTTACCTTGTCTAAATTCTCAGCAGATATACCCTTCTTCATCGCATCAATCTCATGTAAGGTAGCTCTAACCAAGGTGTCCAGATTGGCGGGCGCACAGGTAAAATATATGTCCATTCTATAGCAACTATAAGGTCGCTGTAAAATAGTAGAAGATGCATAAGGCGAATAAACGCCTCCAATCTCTTCTCTTAATTTCTGGTTCAATCGAATGGTTAAAATATCACTTAAAAGCCCCATTTCAATTCGTGCCTTCTGCGACTCCGGGTATTTACCGGTGAAACGCATCAGCATTTTTGATTTATCCACCATATTTCTTGGAAAATCGTACCTATGTGCTCCTTTAGGAGGACGAATACCATGATCAATATATTTTGATGGTATCTTCTTTCCGGGCAAGCTTCCCAAATATTTTGTCAATAGAGGTTTCACTGAATCCACATTAAAGTTACCTACCATAAAAAAGCGGGTTCCGTATGCGGAGCTATAACGTGATTGATAAAACGCAAAAGCCTCATCAAAGTTTATCTTATCTAACTTCTCTGGAGTTAACAAAGTTGCCGTTCTTGGACTATTTTGCATCATCACCTTGTTCACCTCATCGGTAAAATAAGAATCTGGACTATTTAGAGCATTTCGATTATATTCTTTTTTGTTCTCGATGAATTGCTCAAACTTATCCACATCCTTACGGGGTTTCGTATAAATTAAATGAGTCAGCTGTAACAGCGTCTCAAAGTCTTTATTGGATGAAAATCCGGTTACCCCTTCATTATATCTGTTAATATACGGTGCTACATACACTTGTTTCCCCGAAAGAATTCTCTCTAACTGCAAAGCGTTAAACTTAGACAGACCTCCTTGCGATACCAAAACAGAAGCCATGGAGGCATTGTCAAAATTCTCCAATGAAGCCAATGAGTAACCGCCCTCCCGCATAGAAGAAAAACGGATTTCATCTCCTTTGAAGTCTGTTGGTTTTAAAGCAATACTTGCTCCATTGGTAAATTCAATAGTTGTAATACCCATCGCAGCAGAAAATGTTTCATTTTTTATGCCCCCTCCCTTTGGCAAATCATGCATCAAAGGTTCGTCCACATCTAAATCTACGTAGGGTGAGATCTGTTCGTCGGCCACGCTTCGTAATGCCACCAACAGCTCCTCCTCTGATGGTGTTACTGTATTTTCAGGGGCCGTGACAATGATCACCCGATTATCTTCTGATAAATTTATATAGTGATTCACTAATTCCTGAACATCTTCCAAAGTCAATTCCTTTAACACCTTTTGTACAAATTCCTTTTTAAAAGCGATACTGGTATTTTCTTCTCCATAGATCACATGATTAGATATGGCATCCATAATTTGAGCTGAGCTTTGTTTTCCCTCTTCTTTTGCCATTTGCTCAAAATCATTATGCAAAATGACCTTTTTGCGATCCAACTCTGCCTGCGTGAAACCATATTTCTTTATCCGCAACAATTCTCGCATCAAACCTTTAGTACCTTCAATAATCTGATCGCTTTTGGTAGTGGCTAAAGACATATAACGATCTGTTTTACCTGCCGCACTGGTTGCATATGATTGGGCATACATATAAGGCGCTCCCTTTTGCTGTGTAAGATCTGTTAATCGTTGATTTACC comes from the Saccharicrinis fermentans DSM 9555 = JCM 21142 genome and includes:
- a CDS encoding M16 family metallopeptidase; protein product: MKIIQVIIFCWVVLGSMGVYAQINYQSPIPENPKVEENTLSNGLTYYLQENAKPENQVQVRMIIRAGSILETEEQRGFAHFLEHMVFNGSKHFPDNSLIDYLQSIGVEFGADVNAYTGYDETVYMLPLPNAKKETLDSAFLFLGDILSGLTLSTEAIDNERNIILEEWRTTIGLNQRLKDQMYPLLYKDSRYLHRRPIGLMEVVTQKGNDEELRKFYRSWYRPELTSIVVVGDFEKEEMEKRIVATFGSMDNGDHAPEREYYTVPMHDGTLVKIIKDKEITSTSVKIINKFPHREEKTLGDLKRSVVNIIYTYLVNQRLTDLTQQKGAPYMYAQSYATSAAGKTDRYMSLATTKSDQIIEGTKGLMRELLRIKKYGFTQAELDRKKVILHNDFEQMAKEEGKQSSAQIMDAISNHVIYGEENTSIAFKKEFVQKVLKELTLEDVQELVNHYINLSEDNRVIIVTAPENTVTPSEEELLVALRSVADEQISPYVDLDVDEPLMHDLPKGGGIKNETFSAAMGITTIEFTNGASIALKPTDFKGDEIRFSSMREGGYSLASLENFDNASMASVLVSQGGLSKFNALQLERILSGKQVYVAPYINRYNEGVTGFSSNKDFETLLQLTHLIYTKPRKDVDKFEQFIENKKEYNRNALNSPDSYFTDEVNKVMMQNSPRTATLLTPEKLDKINFDEAFAFYQSRYSSAYGTRFFMVGNFNVDSVKPLLTKYLGSLPGKKIPSKYIDHGIRPPKGAHRYDFPRNMVDKSKMLMRFTGKYPESQKARIEMGLLSDILTIRLNQKLREEIGGVYSPYASSTILQRPYSCYRMDIYFTCAPANLDTLVRATLHEIDAMKKGISAENLDKVKKAWLKNRKGSLQTNGYWRRVLEDQWTRGEDEQDFEKFEQQIQDVRAEQLSKLARKYLNRKNHLEFVLSPQH